The Phaeacidiphilus oryzae TH49 region CCGCCGCCAGCAGGGTGACCAGGTAGTCCGGGCCGCCGATGTGGGCGTAGGGGAAGGCGATCGAGCCGACGTCGGCAGGCCGCATGTCCAGCGCGCGGGCCATCCCCAGGCCGCCGGCGATCAGCGTCCCGTCGGTGTGCCGGGCGCCCTTGGGGGCGGAGGTGGTGCCGGAGGTGTAGTAGATCCAGCGGACCTCGTCCGGGTCGCCGGGCGGCTCCGGCAGCGCCGCCGGATCGCCGGCCGGCAGGTCGTCGCGGATGTCCAGGACCGGCGCCTCGGCGCCGAGTCCGCGGTAGAGGGCGGGGTAGTCGAAGTCGTTCCAGCGGCCCGGGGTGAGGATCAGCTCCGGCCGGGCGTCCGCCAGGATCCGGCCTACCTCGGCCCCCCGGTACAGAGGTATGACGGGGGTCTGGACGGCGCCGAGCCGGGCCAGCGCGAGCGAGGCCAGCACCGTCTCGATCCGGGTGGGCAGCTGCCACAGCACCCGGGTGCCGTGCCGTACGCCGTGCTCGGCGTGGAGCCCGGCGGCGGCCGACTCGGCGGCCTCCCGCACCTGGCGGAAGGTCACGACCGCGTCCCGGCCGGGGGAGCGTTCCTGGATCAGCATCGGGGTGTCCGGGTCGGCCTCGGCGCGGCGGACCAGGAGTTCCCACAGGGTGGATGCGGTGAGCATGGTCGCTGGGCTCCGTTCGCTCGTGGTGACCCGCCGTTGCCGCCGGTGCGAGCCGTGGCTAGTCTGAATCTGACGGACCGTCAGGTAAAGGGGATGGGAGGCGAAACCGTGGCCGAGGCGACCGCGAAGTCAGCGGCGGGGCTCGATCTGCCGATGGTGGTCAGCGTGGACGACCACGTCATCGAACCAGCGCACCTCTTCGAGCGCTGGCTGCCCGCGAAGTACCACGACCGGGGGCCGAAGCCGGTGCGGGCCGGGATCGGCGAACTCGAGTACATCGGCGGCAAGTACCGGATCAGCATGGACCCGGACGGGCCGCCCACCGACTGGTGGCTCTACGAGGACCTGCGGTTCCCGTACAAGCGGAACATCGCCGCGGTCGGCTTCGACCGGGACGAGATGACCCTGGAGGGCATCACCCGGGACGAGATGCGCCGGGGCTGCTGGGACCCCAAGGCCCGGCTCGCGGACATGTCCGCCAACCACGTCGAGGCCTCCCTCTGCTTCCCGACCTTCCCGCGCTTCTGCGGGCAGACCTTCGCCGAGGCCAAGGACAAGGAGGTCGCCCTCGCCTGCGTCCGCGCCTACAACGACTGGATGGTGGAGGAGTGGTGCGGTGACAGCGGGGGCCGGCTGATCCCGCTCTGCCTGATTCCGCTCTGGGACGTCGAGCTGGCGGTGCGGGAGATCCGGCGGAACGCCGCCCGGGGAGTGCGCGCGGTCTGCTTCAGCGAGATCCCCACCCACCTGGGGCTGCCCTCCATCCACACCGGCTACTGGGATCCCTTCTTCGCCGAGTGCGAGGCCACCGGCACAGTGGTCAACATGCACATCGGCTCCTCCTCGCAGATGCCGGCCGCATCGCCGGACGCGCCCCCGGCCGTGCAGGCGACGCTGAGCTTCAACAACGCCATGGCCTCGATGACCGACTTCCTCTTCAGCGGTGTGCTGGTGAAGTACCCCCGGCTCAAACTCGCCTACAGCGAGGGACAGATGGGCTGGGTGCCGTACGCGCTGGAGCGGGCCGACGACGTCTGGCGGGAGCACCGGGCCTGGGGCGGGGTCCGCGACCTCATCCCCGAGCCGCCGTCCACCTACTACTACCGCCAGATCTACTGCTGCTTCTTCCGCGACAAGCACGGGGTGGCCTCGCTGGACGTGGTCGGCGTCGACAACGCCACCTTCGAGACCGACTACCCGCACGTCGACTCGACCTGGCCGGAGACCGCCCAGGTGGCCGCCGACCACATGGCCGGGCTCGACGCCGAGGTGGTCTACAAGGTGCTGCGCGGCAACGCCATCCGGATGCTGGACCTGGACCTGGACAGGGACCGCGGGTGAGGCTGGCGGACACGCCCCGGCAGGCGGACTTCCGGGCCGAGCTGCGCGCCTGGCTGGCCAAGACCCTCCCCGAGCTCCCGCCCGCCCCCGACCCGGCCGACTGGCCGGGCCGCCGGGCCTACGACCTGGGCTGGCAGCGGCGGCTCTTCGAGGCCGGCTACGCCGGGCTCAACTGGCCGCGGGACAGCGGCGGCCGGGGGCTCGGGCCGGCCGAGCACCTGGTCTTCCTGGAGGAGACCGAGCTGGCCGGAGCCCCGTACGTGGGCGCCTGCTTCGTCGGGCTGCTGCACGCCGGGCCGACCGTCGCCGCGGAGGGCACCGCCGGGCAGCGGGCCCGCTGGCTGCCGCCGATCCTGCGCGGGGAGGAGGTCTGGTGCCAGGGCTTCAGCGAGCCGGACGCCGGCTCGGACCTGGCCTCGCTGCGCACCCGGGCGGTCCGCGACGGCGACGCGTACGTGGTCAGCGGCAGCAAGATCTGGACCTCGCACGCCGAGGTGGCCGACTGGTGCGAACTGCTGGTGCGGACCGACCCCGAGGCGCCCAGGCACCGCGGGATCAGCTGGCTGGCCATGCCGATGGACGCCCCCGGGGTCACCGTCCGGCCGCTGGCCACCCTCGCCGGGACCACCGAGTTCGCCGAGCTCTTCCTGGACGAGGTGCGGATCCCGGTGGGCAACCGGGTCGGCGCGGAGAACGACGGCTGGCGGGTCACCAACGTCACCCTCTCCTTCGAACGCGGCACGGCCTTCGCCTCCGAGGCGGTGGCCTGCCGCCGCGAACTGCGCCAACTCGCCGCCCTGGCCAGGGAGAACGGCTGCTGGGAGGACGACGCGCTGCGCCGCAGGATCGGCGCGCTGGCCGCCGAGTTCGGCGCGCTCTGGCGGCTGGTGCAGTGGAACGTCTCGCAGGCCGCCGCCGGTGAGGAGGGCGCGCGGAGCGCTTCGGCCAAGGGTGGCGGCGGGCGACGGGAGGGCGTGCCGGGCCCTGGCGGGTCGGTCTTCAAGCTGCGGTTCTCCGAGGCCCGGCAGGAGCTGTACGAGCTGGCCGCCGACGTGCTCGGGGACGACTCGCTGCTGCTCGGGCACCCGTTCACCGCCGCCCGGCTGCAGGGCCTGTCGTACACCATCGCGGCCGGCACCTCCCAGATCCAGCGGAACATCGTCGCCCAGCGGATCCTGGGCCTGCCGAAGGGGGGCTGAGCGGGGTGGACTTCCGGTTGACGGAGGAACAGCGGGCGCTCCGGGACGGCCTGCGCGAGGTGCTGGCGGCCCGGCCCGACTGGCGGGCGCTGGAGGAGATCGGCTACTTCGGGGTCCGGCTGCCGGACCCCGAAGGGCTGGGGCTGGGGCTGCCGGAGGCCGTCCTCCTCACCGCGGAGGCCGGACGGGCGCTGGTGGACGGGCCGCTGATCGGCTCCCAACTGGCGCCGGGCGAGGGGCCGGTGACGGCGGTGCGGCTGCCGGAGGCGCGGGTCGGCGGCCGGGCCGAGGCGCTGGTGCCGTGGCTGGCGAAGCCGGGGGCGACGGAGCCGGGGGCGACGGCGCCGGTGACGGCGGTGCCGGGGGCGCGGGAGCCGGTGACGGCGGTGCCGGGGGCGGACGGCTCCGTTCCGGGCGCCGGGGGCGCTCAGCTCGCGCGCGCGGTGCTGGTCCTTGGGCCCGGGGGTGGTGCGCGGCTGCTGCGCGACCCCGACGCGCTGCCACGCGTCCCCCGTCCCTCGGTGGACCCGGCCGCCGGGCTGTCCGCGGTCCCGGTGGAGGCGCTGCGCGGCGCCGGTGAGCCGTACCCCGCCCGGACGGCGGAGGGCGGCGGGCCGGGGCTGTTCGCGGAGGCGGTCCTGCTCACCGCCGCGTACCAGCTCGGCATCGCGGAGTGGGCGGTGGCCTCCGCGGTGGAGTACGCCCGGGTGCGGGAGCAGTTCGGCCGGCCGATCGGGGCCTTCCAGGCGGTCCAGCACCTCTGCGCGGACCTGCTGGTCAGGGCGGAGACGGCGCGGGCCGCGGTGTATGCGGCGGCGGTCAGCGGCGACCCGGTGGAGATCGCCGGGGCCAAGCTCCTCGCCGACCGGGCGGCCGTGGACAACGCCCGCGGCTGCCTCCAGGTGCACGGCGGCATGGGCTTCACCTGGGAGGGCGGGGTGCACCGGTACCTCAAACGCGCGTGGTGGCTGCGCCGGCGGTTCGCGGATCCGGTGGGGTGCGCGGAGCGGCTGGCCGCTTCGCTCACCTGACCCGCTTCGTTCAACTGATGGAGCGCACAGACGTCGGAAGGGTGGACCTGACACTCCTTGACCGACTGTTACCTTCTCCGGCGGCGGCTTCGGATACTCTCGCCAGAGTGCGTACGGAGAGTGACCTGGGTCGGGCGGCCGGAGCCGCCATGGAGCCCGTTCCGGTGCCGGTCACCGGCTCGGCGGGCGCCTCGACGGCAGAGCGGGCGGCAGTATGCACCAACCGAAGCAGTTGGGTGTGGAATATGCCTGAAGCGCTTGCTCGTGGTTGTTGGTCCGGCCCATTCTTGCCGATGAGTTCGCGCAGGGATGTGCAGGCGAGGGCGCGGCGGGTTCCCCGAATCCGGGTGGTGTGAACGGTGCAGGTGCTTCAGGTCCAGATCGCCGTCGCGCCCGACCCAGCAGAGGTGGGTCGGGCACGGAGGTGGGCGCGGGCACGCCTCAGCGGCTCCGGTTACGAGCCGGACTCGGCGCTGGCCGAGACGCTGGTGCTGGTCGTCTCCGAGCTGGTGACGAACGCGGTGGTGCACACCGGTCGGCCCGCGGTGCTCCGCCTCCTCTTCCCCCTGGCCGGGGAGCCGGGCGGGTCGGCCGAGATGGCGCTTCCCCCCGCCCCGGTGCGGATCGAGGTCGCCGACGCCAGCGACAGCGCGCCCTGTCCGCGCCACGCGGGTGGCGGGGAGACCAACGGCCGCGGACTGGACCTGGTGCAGGTCCTCTGTGACCGCTGGGGCTGGTACCCGGACGGGGCGGGGAAGCGGGTCTGGTGCGAGATCGACCCGGCGGACTCGGCCGTACCGGCGCCCGCGCAGCCGGTGAGCGCCTGAGCGCGCGCCTCTGCTGCCGGTCGCGCGACGGGGGGCGCCACTTCCGCTTGACGGAGCCTCAACTGACTCTGGGGTATCCGAATTTCGGACAATCCATTGACGTATCGTGCACGGCTGATCACGCTGTATGCCATCGATCCGTTGCGAGGGGACGTCGAGGCGGCCTGCCGGGCTTCCTCGGCGAGTGCGGAACGAGTGCCGGAGGCGCCGGTCAGGGCCCGGTCACCGGCACGAGGCGGCGTTGCGCCGCGCCGCGAGGGGACCGCGCGGCGCCACGCCGCCGAGACCCGCGAGCCACGGCTCGGCCCGGCCCGGCCGGCTTGCTGGGCCCGCTCGGCCGGCCCGCCTGCCCGGCCCGCTTGCCCCCCGGCCTACCCTGCCTGTACTGGCTGCCCGCTCAGCCCGCCCGCCTGGCCTGTTGTCCGGCCTGCTCGGCTCGCCCGCTCGGCCCGTTGAGCCTGCCCGCCTGGCCTGCCCGCCTGCCCGCCTGCTCGGCCTGCTCGGCCTGTCCGCCTGCTCGGCCTGCCCGCCCGGCCTGCCCGCCTGCCCGGCCTGCCCGCCTGCCCGGCCTGCTCGGCTGCCCGCCTGCTCGGTCTGTTCGGCTTGCCTGCTTGACTGCCTGTTGGGCTATTTGACGGCGATCGGTGCTACCGGTGCGCCCGTGCCGCCGGTGAACGGTTCCGGTGGGGCGGTCAGGAGGAAGTCGTACTGGCCGTCCTCGGCGCAGTCCGCGGCCAGTTGCTCCAGGTTCCAGTTCTGGCCCTGCAGCATCCCCATCTCCACCAGGTCGAGGAGGTGCACCGGCAGGAAGAGGCCCTCCACCTCCGGCGGGAAGACCTCGAAGGTCAGCGTGTCGTTGGCGACCGCGGCCACGTCCCTGGCGTGGAACCACTCGGGGGCGTGGATCGAGAAGCCGGGGGAGGGGAAGCCGTAGGCCTCCCGGTCCCCGGCCAGGTAGTGCGCCATCTGGCCGGTGCGGACCAGCAGCGCGTCCCCTGGCCGGACCTCCACCCCGGCCAGCTCCTCCGCCGCGTCCAGCTCGCGCGGGCCGATCGCGGCGTCGCCCGGCAGCCGTTCCACGCCCTGTGCCCGGGCCACGTCCAGCAGCACCCCGCGGGTGACCAGTGGCGGGGTCTTCTCGATCCCGCAGCGGGTGGCGCCCTCGTGGGGGGTGATGGAGTCCGCGGAGTGGCCGTTGTAGAGCCGGCCGCCGTGGCTGACGTGGCCCAGGCCGTCCCAGTGGGTGGCGGCCTGGAGCCCGAGGGTGGCGGCGTCGTCGCTGGTGGCCACCGCGTCCTCGCCGAACATCGCCCAATTGATCGCGACCATGGTGTGCAGCGGGTTCACCCGGCCCGGGATGATCCCGGTCTGGATGCCCTGCTGCCGCAGCTCCACGGCGAGTTCGAAGCGCTTCCCGCTGCGTACGCAGGCGGCGGCGGCCCGTACCACGTCCTCGGTGACCAGGTTGAGGGTGCCGATCTCGTCGTCGTCCCCCCAGCGCCCCCAGTTGCTGATCCGCTTCGCGATCTCCTGAAAGACCTGGAACTCCGTGGGCGCGGTCACAGCTGCCTCCGTCTGGTGATCGGGCGTGCGCACTCCTACACTCCTAGAATCTAACGACCCGTCAGATTCTGGAAGGGGCAGGTGGCGTGGGCGACTTCCTGCAGGGCAAGGTGATCGCGGTGACCGGAGCCGGGCGCGGCATAGGCCGGGCGGTGGCGCTCGGCTGCGCGGCCCAGGGCGCACGGGTGGTGGTCAACGACTACGGCGTGGCCGCCGACGGCACCGAGCCGACCAGCGAGGTCGCGGACGCCGTCGTCAAGGAGATCGAGGCGGCGGGCGGCGAGGCCGCCGCGGTCGCCGACGACGTCTCCACGATGGCCGGCGGGGCCCGGGTGGTGGACACCGCGGTCGAGCGCTGGGGCCGGCTGGACGGCGTGGTCTGCGTGGCCGGCATCCTCCGCGAGCGGATGCTCTTCAACATGGGCGAGGAGGAGTGGGACCCGGTCATCGCCACCCACCTCAAGGGCACCTTCACCGTCTTCCGGGCGGCCGCCGCGCTGATGCGGAAGCAGAGGTCCGGCACCCTGATCGGCTTCACCAGCGGCAACCACCAGGGCAGCGTCAGCCAGGCCAACTACAGCTCGGCCAAGGGCGGCATCATCTCGCTGGTCCGCAGCGCCGCCCTCGGCCTCAACAAGTACGGCGTCACCGCCAACTGCGTGGCCCCGGTGGCCCGCACCCGGATGTCCGCCGGCGTCCCGATGGAGCTCAAGGAGATCGGCGAGCCCGAGGACGTGGCGGCACTGGTCGTCTACCTC contains the following coding sequences:
- a CDS encoding amidohydrolase family protein, with translation MGGETVAEATAKSAAGLDLPMVVSVDDHVIEPAHLFERWLPAKYHDRGPKPVRAGIGELEYIGGKYRISMDPDGPPTDWWLYEDLRFPYKRNIAAVGFDRDEMTLEGITRDEMRRGCWDPKARLADMSANHVEASLCFPTFPRFCGQTFAEAKDKEVALACVRAYNDWMVEEWCGDSGGRLIPLCLIPLWDVELAVREIRRNAARGVRAVCFSEIPTHLGLPSIHTGYWDPFFAECEATGTVVNMHIGSSSQMPAASPDAPPAVQATLSFNNAMASMTDFLFSGVLVKYPRLKLAYSEGQMGWVPYALERADDVWREHRAWGGVRDLIPEPPSTYYYRQIYCCFFRDKHGVASLDVVGVDNATFETDYPHVDSTWPETAQVAADHMAGLDAEVVYKVLRGNAIRMLDLDLDRDRG
- a CDS encoding acyl-CoA dehydrogenase family protein, whose translation is MRLADTPRQADFRAELRAWLAKTLPELPPAPDPADWPGRRAYDLGWQRRLFEAGYAGLNWPRDSGGRGLGPAEHLVFLEETELAGAPYVGACFVGLLHAGPTVAAEGTAGQRARWLPPILRGEEVWCQGFSEPDAGSDLASLRTRAVRDGDAYVVSGSKIWTSHAEVADWCELLVRTDPEAPRHRGISWLAMPMDAPGVTVRPLATLAGTTEFAELFLDEVRIPVGNRVGAENDGWRVTNVTLSFERGTAFASEAVACRRELRQLAALARENGCWEDDALRRRIGALAAEFGALWRLVQWNVSQAAAGEEGARSASAKGGGGRREGVPGPGGSVFKLRFSEARQELYELAADVLGDDSLLLGHPFTAARLQGLSYTIAAGTSQIQRNIVAQRILGLPKGG
- a CDS encoding acyl-CoA dehydrogenase family protein gives rise to the protein MTEEQRALRDGLREVLAARPDWRALEEIGYFGVRLPDPEGLGLGLPEAVLLTAEAGRALVDGPLIGSQLAPGEGPVTAVRLPEARVGGRAEALVPWLAKPGATEPGATAPVTAVPGAREPVTAVPGADGSVPGAGGAQLARAVLVLGPGGGARLLRDPDALPRVPRPSVDPAAGLSAVPVEALRGAGEPYPARTAEGGGPGLFAEAVLLTAAYQLGIAEWAVASAVEYARVREQFGRPIGAFQAVQHLCADLLVRAETARAAVYAAAVSGDPVEIAGAKLLADRAAVDNARGCLQVHGGMGFTWEGGVHRYLKRAWWLRRRFADPVGCAERLAASLT
- a CDS encoding ATP-binding protein encodes the protein MQVLQVQIAVAPDPAEVGRARRWARARLSGSGYEPDSALAETLVLVVSELVTNAVVHTGRPAVLRLLFPLAGEPGGSAEMALPPAPVRIEVADASDSAPCPRHAGGGETNGRGLDLVQVLCDRWGWYPDGAGKRVWCEIDPADSAVPAPAQPVSA
- a CDS encoding cyclase family protein, with the translated sequence MTAPTEFQVFQEIAKRISNWGRWGDDDEIGTLNLVTEDVVRAAAACVRSGKRFELAVELRQQGIQTGIIPGRVNPLHTMVAINWAMFGEDAVATSDDAATLGLQAATHWDGLGHVSHGGRLYNGHSADSITPHEGATRCGIEKTPPLVTRGVLLDVARAQGVERLPGDAAIGPRELDAAEELAGVEVRPGDALLVRTGQMAHYLAGDREAYGFPSPGFSIHAPEWFHARDVAAVANDTLTFEVFPPEVEGLFLPVHLLDLVEMGMLQGQNWNLEQLAADCAEDGQYDFLLTAPPEPFTGGTGAPVAPIAVK
- a CDS encoding SDR family oxidoreductase encodes the protein MGDFLQGKVIAVTGAGRGIGRAVALGCAAQGARVVVNDYGVAADGTEPTSEVADAVVKEIEAAGGEAAAVADDVSTMAGGARVVDTAVERWGRLDGVVCVAGILRERMLFNMGEEEWDPVIATHLKGTFTVFRAAAALMRKQRSGTLIGFTSGNHQGSVSQANYSSAKGGIISLVRSAALGLNKYGVTANCVAPVARTRMSAGVPMELKEIGEPEDVAALVVYLLSERARELTGQVYTVAGPKIAVWAQPRELRAMYSEDGGWTPERIADFLPGTVGSDPMPMLAQLQEMARAAAAGDRPNA